Proteins encoded within one genomic window of Aquarana catesbeiana isolate 2022-GZ linkage group LG03, ASM4218655v1, whole genome shotgun sequence:
- the LOC141133755 gene encoding butyrophilin subfamily 2 member A2-like isoform X2: protein MTDPLTVLQESDTGHLCDTEDGDNEDRERHEELLHDGGGLDVAGVLHTGLSDIITEVNVYFYIQGAADILLDVNTANNYLQISDDRKTASWTDIEENRPETPERFQDYSPQVLSSQSFSSGRHYWEVDVGGSVSWIVGMCYPSIERRGEKTGIGENKKSWGLARGYHHYWVMHDNNKIILPTKLSSNRVRIYLDYEAGRIFFYDLCDPI from the coding sequence atgacggatccactgactgtcttacaggaatcagacacaggtcaCTTGTGTGATAcggaggatggagataatgaggacagagagagacatgaggaactcctccatgatggagggggtctggatgtggcgggggtcttacacacaggtttatctgatataataacagaggtaaatgtatacttctatatacagggagctgcagacatattactggatgtgaacACAGCTAATAATTatctacagatatcagatgacaggaaaactgcttCCTGGACAGATATAGAGGAGAAtcgcccagaaacaccagagagatttcaggattattctcctcaggtgttgagcagtcagagtttctcctcagggagacattactgggaagtggatgtcggggggtcAGTGAGCTGGATAGtggggatgtgttaccccagtatagagaggagaggggagaagacagggaTTGGAGAAAATAAGAAgtcctggggattggccaggggaTATCATCACTATTGGGTGATGCATGACAATAATAAGATCATCTTACCCACCAagctctccagtaacagagtcaggatatatctggattatgaggccgggcggatcttcttttatgatctgtgtgacccaatctga
- the LOC141133755 gene encoding E3 ubiquitin-protein ligase TRIM8-like isoform X1, protein MASADLRAELKCSVCLNIYTDPVMLPCGHNFCRVCIDCVLGTQEGSGGFFCPVCRKRFRSRPALQRNITLHNIVEKVVSAQPDQEESGVFCTHCEDSHCVDSPVPAIRSCLLCEVSLCDKHLRVHNKSPEHILCDPTLSMESRKCSIHKKILEHYCTGDKTCICVYCVTGEHKGHEMESLDEASEKKKETLRNVLQKLLTKREGMEERVQSLQEHRRKVEEEAAGDTESHCPV, encoded by the coding sequence atggcgtctgctgatctgagagctgagctgaaatgttccgtctgtctgaacatttataccgaCCCTGTTATGCTGccatgtggacacaacttctgccgggtctgtattgattgtgtgctgggtacacaggaggggtctggaggtttCTTCTGTCCTGTATGCAGAAAAAGGTTCAGGAGTCGTcctgcactgcagaggaacataacactacaTAACATAGTGGAAAAAGTtgtgtctgctcagccagatcaggaggagtcTGGAGTCTTCTGTACTCACTGTGAGGACTCTCAttgtgtggactctcctgtacctgctattagatcctgtctgctctgtgaggtttctctgtgtgataaacacctgagagtccacaacaagtccccagaacacatcttatgtgaccccaccttgtccatggagagcaggaaatgctccatccataagaagatcctggagcaTTACTGCACTGGGGATAAGACCTGTATCTGTGTGTATTGTGTGACTGGAGAACATAAAGGACATGAGATGGAGTCACTGGacgaggcttctgagaagaagaaggagacactgaggaatgttctgcagaaacttctgacaaagagagaggggatggaggaaagagtccagagtctgcaggaacacaggaggaaagtagaagaagaagcagctggtgacaccgagagtcactgtcctgtttag